A single region of the bacterium genome encodes:
- a CDS encoding PA14 domain-containing protein: MAGKKSGSLLESVAVAYAWLGLCLALFTAGQLQLFRGRMIMGFSFSVVAVLLGLSFYLQGILPVALGKIRKDGRSPRSSRIGKASRHSPPWRALKPASLARIVGAVLGLALAGIGQSFWVQTGNGSTLAVGSWFFLAASALFLGSFRPWKREGSKPFSLPWRVELGLLGTVLLIAAFLRAYQIDTIPSGLFIDQGFQGYSAQRILHEGWRPFYVEDIFHAYSLALYQLAFWFGIFGAGEVSLKLFYAFLGLLGFPLVYWTFRQLAGPRMALLSLFILAVMRWNINFSRNGFPTVQMTLYMFGTIAFLLYAIRRERDADQVLFHKVAMVAAFFFVVGVFPFAFQSLFWTLKPRSVTLAVAAVVGALGLLGWMVYALKASKDRDTLMATLLATGFFAAGFYTYQAYKVFPLLVLAWAFYEVIADRAAIRKKWRYIVLFAVAGIFLILPVLGNPQTRETELSIFTRVHLEHSWKPFWEVLSRTAIMFNRLGDPNARHNLQDQRMLDDVSGTLFILGLAYCLARVGRRPSFYVLAGFFIMSLPCILSIDAAHANRLFALTPFIAFLVASPLEAIWGRMRETWGLRGEWIFLALVAPFLGWMTAQNFKVYFHDQARSFGGWHEYAPQETEVGRIVARNGAAYDYYVSPRYYNYYTIDFLGYGQLDHIHSMLFPEALISHGPDTSRGLYYAMEEGRSGYVPMLKYFYPEGRDRYLVDPLGNTAESFYHVEADAVAKERGLKVRYDRPVEGKTEGQVVSFPSGLPKGPYRAALWGQIYIPVPGRYSWKVEAPFRTSFQVGKKAAAENRWMIRGYYPVKFEMDVPAGTIPDLKIEQIDAKGLGSPVTPGSFTNLPPFRGLKGEYFRGPVWDEMPFLAEYDPIVNFTNGNDFSAATNAGRWTGKFRAPRGGEYKFFVQMDGQAELRIDGKPIGERQSRISLAPGLHALDLRAWRSGNNLSSLSLYWIPPGGSREVMPCTAFEEVP; this comes from the coding sequence TTGGCCGGCAAAAAGTCCGGATCCTTATTGGAGAGTGTTGCCGTCGCTTACGCTTGGTTGGGTTTGTGCCTCGCCCTTTTCACGGCCGGTCAACTGCAATTGTTCCGTGGCCGGATGATCATGGGTTTCTCCTTTTCGGTGGTTGCGGTGCTTTTGGGCCTTTCCTTCTACCTTCAAGGAATCCTGCCGGTCGCCCTTGGAAAGATCCGGAAGGATGGGCGTTCCCCAAGGTCTTCCCGGATCGGGAAAGCCTCACGCCATTCGCCGCCATGGCGAGCCTTGAAGCCAGCCAGCCTTGCCCGGATCGTGGGAGCCGTCCTTGGCTTGGCCCTGGCCGGTATCGGTCAGTCCTTTTGGGTCCAGACGGGTAACGGATCCACTTTAGCCGTAGGTTCCTGGTTTTTCTTGGCGGCGTCGGCACTCTTCCTGGGATCTTTCCGGCCCTGGAAGCGTGAAGGTTCCAAACCCTTTTCTTTGCCCTGGAGGGTGGAACTGGGTTTGTTGGGAACCGTTCTGCTGATCGCGGCATTCCTCAGGGCCTATCAGATCGACACGATCCCTTCCGGACTTTTCATTGACCAGGGGTTCCAGGGCTATTCGGCCCAGCGAATTCTGCACGAGGGATGGCGGCCCTTCTATGTGGAAGATATCTTCCATGCCTACTCCTTGGCCCTCTATCAACTGGCTTTTTGGTTCGGGATCTTCGGGGCCGGTGAAGTCAGCCTGAAGCTTTTCTACGCTTTTTTGGGACTTCTTGGCTTTCCCTTGGTCTATTGGACCTTCCGGCAGTTGGCCGGACCCCGGATGGCTCTCCTTTCCCTTTTCATCCTTGCGGTCATGCGATGGAACATTAATTTTTCCAGGAATGGTTTTCCCACGGTCCAGATGACCCTCTATATGTTCGGAACGATCGCTTTTCTTCTTTACGCCATTCGCCGGGAACGCGACGCGGACCAGGTTTTGTTCCACAAGGTGGCCATGGTTGCGGCCTTCTTTTTCGTCGTTGGGGTCTTCCCCTTCGCCTTCCAGTCCCTTTTTTGGACCCTTAAGCCCCGATCCGTGACGCTGGCGGTGGCCGCGGTAGTGGGTGCCCTGGGGCTTCTGGGATGGATGGTTTATGCCCTGAAGGCTTCGAAGGACCGCGATACCTTGATGGCCACTTTATTGGCGACCGGATTCTTCGCCGCCGGTTTCTACACGTATCAGGCCTACAAGGTCTTCCCCTTGCTGGTCCTGGCCTGGGCGTTCTATGAGGTGATCGCGGATCGGGCTGCCATCCGCAAGAAATGGAGATATATCGTTCTGTTCGCGGTGGCGGGGATCTTCCTGATCCTTCCTGTGTTGGGCAATCCCCAGACCCGGGAAACCGAACTATCCATTTTCACCCGCGTCCACCTGGAGCATAGTTGGAAGCCCTTTTGGGAGGTCCTTTCCCGCACAGCGATCATGTTCAACCGCCTGGGGGACCCCAACGCCAGGCACAACCTCCAAGACCAGCGGATGTTGGACGATGTTTCCGGCACTCTTTTCATCTTGGGACTGGCCTATTGCCTGGCCAGAGTAGGAAGAAGGCCGTCTTTTTATGTGCTGGCGGGGTTCTTCATCATGAGCCTTCCTTGCATCCTTTCCATCGATGCCGCCCACGCGAACCGCCTTTTTGCGCTGACACCCTTCATCGCGTTCCTGGTGGCGTCCCCTTTGGAAGCCATTTGGGGAAGGATGAGGGAAACCTGGGGTTTGCGGGGGGAATGGATCTTCCTGGCCCTGGTGGCGCCCTTCCTTGGGTGGATGACCGCCCAGAACTTCAAGGTGTATTTCCATGATCAGGCCCGAAGTTTTGGAGGATGGCATGAGTATGCGCCCCAGGAGACCGAGGTGGGCCGGATCGTCGCGAGGAACGGGGCGGCGTATGATTACTACGTGTCGCCACGCTACTACAATTATTACACCATCGACTTCCTGGGTTACGGCCAATTGGATCATATCCACTCCATGTTGTTCCCCGAAGCCTTGATCTCACATGGCCCGGATACATCCCGAGGCCTTTATTACGCGATGGAAGAAGGGCGATCGGGTTATGTGCCCATGTTGAAGTATTTCTATCCGGAAGGGCGGGACCGCTATTTGGTGGACCCATTAGGGAACACGGCGGAATCCTTCTACCATGTCGAGGCCGACGCCGTGGCCAAGGAACGGGGCCTGAAGGTCCGATATGACCGGCCCGTTGAGGGGAAGACCGAGGGGCAGGTCGTTTCTTTCCCTTCAGGACTTCCGAAAGGACCCTATCGTGCCGCCCTATGGGGTCAGATCTATATTCCCGTTCCGGGCCGATATTCATGGAAGGTCGAAGCGCCGTTTCGGACCTCCTTCCAGGTCGGCAAGAAGGCCGCGGCGGAAAATCGTTGGATGATCCGTGGCTATTATCCGGTGAAGTTCGAGATGGACGTGCCCGCAGGGACCATTCCGGACTTGAAGATCGAGCAGATCGACGCAAAAGGCCTTGGTTCGCCCGTCACCCCGGGGTCCTTCACCAACCTTCCTCCCTTTCGGGGGCTCAAAGGGGAGTATTTCCGGGGTCCGGTCTGGGACGAAATGCCTTTTTTGGCGGAATACGATCCTATCGTCAACTTCACCAATGGGAACGATTTCTCAGCCGCCACGAACGCGGGGCGTTGGACGGGAAAATTCCGAGCTCCGAGGGGAGGGGAATACAAATTCTTCGTCCAGATGGACGGTCAGGCGGAATTGCGCATCGACGGAAAGCCGATCGGTGAGAGGCAGTCCCGGATCAGCCTGGCCCCGGGGCTCCACGCCCTGGACCTCAGGGCTTGGCGGAGCGGCAATAACCTCTCTAGCCTTTCCCTTTACTGGATACCTCCAGGCGGGTCAAGAGAAGTCATGCCTTGCACCGCGTTCGAGGAAGTGCCCTAA